In Porites lutea chromosome 7, jaPorLute2.1, whole genome shotgun sequence, a single window of DNA contains:
- the LOC140944130 gene encoding trafficking protein particle complex subunit 6b-like produces MADVESLFDFIHMEIVAYFLNKPGKNIDNDVIQNLERLGFSVGQRLVERFTKDSPRFKDELEIMKYICKDFWTAVYKKQIDNLRTNHQGTYVLQDNNFQLLTQMSDGKQYTEEARKFLAFPCGLIRGALSNFGLTCSVSADVLSMPKCKFQIVIPNS; encoded by the exons ATGGCGGATGTTGAATCACTATTCGATTTTATTCACATGGAAATCGTAGCTTATTTCCTCAATAAACCGGGAAAAAATATCGAC AATGATGTTATTCAAAACCTTGAGAGACTTGGTTTCAGCGTTGGACAAAGACTAGTTGAAAG GTTTACTAAAGATTCTCCCCGCTTTAAAGACGAGTTAGAGATCATGAAATACATCTGTAAAGATTTCTGGACAGCGGTTTATAAAAAGCAAATTGATAATTTAAGAACCAACCATCAG GGTACATATGTACTTCAGGATAATAACTTCCAGTTGTTAACTCAAATGTCAGATGGGAAACAGTACACTGAGGAGGCTCGTAAG TTCTTGGCCTTCCCATGTGGTCTTATTCGAGGAGCGCTATCAAACTTTGGCCTTACTTGCTCAGTCAGTGCTGATGTTCTCTCTATGCCTAAAT GTAAATTTCAAATTGTAATTCCAAATTCCTAA